In a single window of the Methanofollis ethanolicus genome:
- a CDS encoding acetoacetate decarboxylase family protein, translating to MFRPQNDFTYLMPVHFGGGTFDPATLVTQRSTALTLTYETERDRLENYIPEGFELLAPEVQVSFNRFTEINWMQGGQYNLINVAAPVRFHGKKDRLDGAYTLVVWENKTAPILGGREQTGIPKIYADIEDLHIVRPHYATTVSYEGNTFLTLDFEAAGPVTGEGLDAVKSQMASMNTIGWRYIPKVGAPGAEVSQFVLYPQGMEVESALAGTGTLRWTEQTPMQNPAQYHIINSLAALPMKRVTQAVLTEGTAVLRAMGARVIE from the coding sequence ATGTTCAGACCACAGAACGACTTCACGTACCTGATGCCGGTCCACTTCGGCGGCGGCACATTCGATCCTGCAACGCTTGTCACGCAGAGATCGACGGCCCTGACCCTCACCTACGAAACCGAGAGAGACCGTCTGGAGAACTACATCCCCGAAGGTTTCGAACTCCTGGCCCCGGAGGTGCAGGTGAGTTTCAACAGGTTCACCGAGATCAACTGGATGCAGGGCGGGCAGTACAACCTCATCAATGTGGCGGCGCCTGTCAGGTTCCACGGGAAGAAGGACCGCCTGGACGGTGCGTACACGCTGGTCGTCTGGGAGAACAAGACCGCCCCCATCCTCGGCGGGCGGGAGCAGACAGGCATCCCGAAGATCTATGCGGATATCGAAGACCTGCACATTGTTCGGCCGCACTATGCGACGACGGTCAGTTACGAGGGGAACACCTTCCTCACCCTGGACTTCGAGGCCGCCGGGCCGGTAACGGGCGAGGGCCTGGACGCCGTGAAGTCGCAGATGGCGTCCATGAACACCATCGGGTGGCGGTATATCCCGAAGGTGGGGGCGCCGGGAGCGGAGGTGAGCCAGTTCGTCCTCTACCCCCAGGGCATGGAGGTGGAGTCGGCCCTGGCGGGAACGGGCACACTCCGGTGGACAGAGCAGACGCCGATGCAGAACCCGGCCCAGTACCATATCATCAACAGCCTCGCCGCCCTCCCCATGAAGAGGGTGACGCAGGCGGTGCTGACGGAGGGGACGGCCGTCCTTCGTGCGATGGGCGCGAGGGTCATCGAATGA
- a CDS encoding YczE/YyaS/YitT family protein produces the protein MMPDHLFKRYLIFATGIFIMALGVALSTRADIGISPISCVPYILSLEFPMTMGTFTILLHISFIAVQIVLLRNEFELVQLLQIPVAFVFGAFTDLTLWLAGGLTPTSYLMRWIFLLVSCALIAVGVCMEVAPRVVMVAGEGAITAIVKVFKTEFGFTKLGFDVTLVTLGVILSIALFSDLEGVREGTIVAALLVGVIARHIKKYVDTGVAFFLHE, from the coding sequence ATGATGCCGGATCATTTGTTCAAAAGATATCTTATTTTTGCAACCGGGATTTTCATCATGGCACTTGGCGTTGCCCTCTCAACACGCGCCGATATCGGCATTTCACCTATTTCCTGTGTGCCGTACATTCTCAGTCTGGAGTTTCCTATGACGATGGGGACCTTTACGATCCTGCTCCATATTTCTTTCATTGCAGTACAGATCGTCCTTCTGAGAAATGAGTTTGAACTGGTTCAGTTACTTCAAATCCCCGTTGCATTTGTCTTCGGGGCATTCACCGACCTGACATTGTGGCTGGCCGGAGGTCTGACGCCGACGAGTTATTTGATGCGGTGGATTTTCCTGCTCGTGAGTTGCGCCCTGATCGCCGTCGGGGTCTGCATGGAAGTGGCCCCCCGTGTCGTGATGGTTGCAGGGGAGGGTGCGATTACCGCTATCGTAAAAGTTTTCAAAACCGAATTTGGGTTCACAAAACTGGGATTTGACGTGACTCTTGTCACGCTGGGGGTCATCCTTTCGATTGCGCTTTTCTCTGATCTGGAAGGTGTCAGGGAAGGAACAATCGTCGCTGCACTTCTTGTAGGGGTTATCGCCCGCCACATAAAAAAATACGTGGACACGGGTGTTGCTTTTTTTCTGCACGAGTGA
- a CDS encoding protein kinase domain-containing protein: MDHENIVTVYDYNIMPVPYFEMELCDSSLADADGPMACEEAAGLLFNVCEGLKYAHVRSIVHRDLKLQNIMLKNGVPKVADWGLSHMTPVECDDFHLCHRRASFPGE; encoded by the coding sequence CTGGACCATGAAAACATCGTCACGGTCTACGATTACAATATCATGCCTGTGCCCTACTTCGAGATGGAACTCTGCGACTCCTCCCTCGCCGACGCGGACGGGCCGATGGCATGTGAGGAGGCTGCCGGGCTCCTCTTTAATGTCTGTGAAGGGCTCAAGTACGCCCATGTCCGGTCCATCGTCCACCGGGACCTCAAACTCCAGAACATCATGCTGAAAAACGGCGTGCCAAAGGTGGCCGACTGGGGCCTGAGCCATATGACTCCCGTTGAATGCGACGATTTTCATCTCTGTCACCGTCGTGCATCCTTTCCCGGAGAGTAA
- a CDS encoding flavodoxin family protein has translation MKIVAFNGSPKGKESNTHVMVGAFLEGAAKAGADVENVFLAEKKIDHCLGCFQCWASPAAECVLKDDMAELIGLFSSADIVVFATPLHNDNISSRLKIFIDRLLPLGNPYFAVDAGGETVHPNRGGECPTFVMIANCGFPEQSHFQVLRLLAQRMARNYKTEFVAEIYRGGGAWLTEPAAAEVVARYTDLVREAGEEVVAAGRLSEGTRRRLEEPLIPSPDFAGIYRQAVNRYWDEALGGRKQA, from the coding sequence ATGAAAATCGTCGCATTCAACGGGAGCCCGAAGGGGAAGGAGAGCAACACGCACGTCATGGTCGGCGCCTTCCTGGAAGGGGCGGCGAAGGCGGGGGCAGACGTGGAGAACGTCTTCCTCGCGGAGAAAAAGATCGATCACTGCCTCGGGTGTTTTCAGTGCTGGGCGTCGCCCGCGGCGGAGTGCGTCCTGAAGGACGACATGGCGGAGTTGATCGGACTGTTCTCCTCCGCCGACATCGTCGTCTTCGCGACGCCCCTCCACAACGACAACATCTCCAGCCGCCTGAAGATCTTCATCGACCGCCTCCTCCCTCTCGGCAACCCCTATTTTGCCGTGGACGCGGGGGGAGAGACCGTCCATCCCAATAGGGGCGGGGAGTGCCCGACGTTCGTGATGATCGCAAACTGCGGTTTTCCGGAGCAGAGCCATTTTCAGGTGCTCAGGCTCCTCGCGCAACGGATGGCGCGGAACTACAAGACAGAGTTCGTCGCCGAGATCTACCGGGGCGGCGGGGCGTGGCTGACAGAACCGGCCGCCGCGGAGGTGGTGGCGAGGTACACGGACCTCGTGAGAGAGGCCGGGGAAGAGGTCGTGGCGGCAGGGCGACTCTCCGAGGGGACGAGACGGCGCCTCGAAGAACCCCTCATCCCGTCGCCGGACTTTGCCGGGATCTATCGGCAGGCGGTCAACCGCTACTGGGACGAGGCCCTCGGCGGACGGAAGCAGGCGTGA
- a CDS encoding GNAT family N-acetyltransferase: MRCETPSSVLRDWTPADAPALARHADNPAVACHMRDAFPHPYTRRDAETFIAMATHTPSALMLAIEVDGEAVGGIGIHPLLDVYRGTAEIGYWLSEEYRGRGIATDAVRAVVPLAFDLFPIVRLQAGIFENNPASMRVLEKCGFIREAAHKSAVTKDGVVMDEYLYVLLTPASVRRGPRPSSG, translated from the coding sequence ATGCGTTGCGAAACCCCCTCGTCCGTCCTCCGCGACTGGACACCCGCTGACGCCCCCGCCCTTGCCCGCCATGCCGACAACCCCGCGGTCGCCTGCCATATGCGGGACGCGTTCCCCCACCCCTATACCCGCAGGGACGCGGAGACCTTCATCGCCATGGCGACGCACACCCCCTCCGCCCTCATGCTGGCTATCGAGGTGGACGGCGAGGCCGTGGGCGGCATCGGCATCCACCCGCTCCTCGATGTCTATCGCGGGACCGCCGAGATCGGGTACTGGCTCTCTGAGGAGTACCGGGGCAGGGGGATCGCGACCGATGCGGTGCGGGCGGTCGTCCCTCTGGCCTTCGACCTCTTCCCGATCGTCCGCCTGCAGGCCGGGATATTCGAGAACAACCCGGCTTCGATGCGGGTGCTGGAGAAGTGCGGGTTCATACGGGAGGCGGCCCACAAATCGGCGGTCACGAAGGACGGCGTCGTCATGGACGAGTACCTCTATGTCCTCCTCACGCCTGCTTCCGTCCGCCGAGGGCCTCGTCCCAGTAGCGGTTGA
- a CDS encoding CPBP family intramembrane glutamic endopeptidase, with product MTPYDPASPSTARREVLLFLLLTLALSSVGWALTIGSTTRESVLLFTLVTMWCPGIAAALTRLYVQRDLKGFGFRVGDLRWPLVGIVLPIAVGLLMFGAVWASGVGAFDTESAATVFSLAFVPAFLVSILFNLFAAAGEEIGWRGLLVPEMAKFMGFTELALLSGGIWTAWHFPMILFSSYHGAGPLWFSIAVFIPSVMGAGLVLAWLTLKSGSVVPAILFHGFWNYFIQQFYPALTVQTAGTEMILGEFGWASPAIYVVLALVFWHYRSLLPATGRDSSRKEPGTQTV from the coding sequence ATGACACCGTACGACCCCGCCTCCCCGTCGACAGCACGGAGAGAGGTGCTCCTCTTTCTCCTCCTCACCCTTGCCCTGAGCAGCGTCGGCTGGGCCCTCACGATTGGCAGCACGACGCGGGAGAGCGTCCTCCTCTTCACCCTCGTCACCATGTGGTGCCCCGGCATCGCCGCGGCCCTCACGCGCCTGTACGTCCAGCGCGACCTGAAAGGCTTCGGCTTTCGCGTCGGCGATCTCCGCTGGCCTCTGGTCGGGATAGTCCTCCCCATCGCCGTCGGCCTCCTGATGTTCGGCGCCGTCTGGGCGAGCGGCGTCGGCGCGTTCGACACCGAGAGCGCCGCGACGGTCTTCAGCCTCGCCTTCGTCCCCGCCTTCCTCGTCTCCATCCTCTTCAACCTCTTCGCCGCCGCCGGGGAGGAGATCGGGTGGCGGGGCCTCCTTGTCCCGGAGATGGCGAAGTTCATGGGCTTCACCGAACTCGCCCTCCTCTCCGGCGGCATCTGGACGGCATGGCACTTCCCCATGATCCTCTTCTCCAGCTACCACGGCGCCGGCCCCCTCTGGTTCTCGATCGCCGTCTTCATCCCCTCGGTCATGGGTGCCGGCCTCGTCCTTGCCTGGCTCACCCTGAAGTCCGGGAGCGTCGTCCCGGCCATCCTCTTCCACGGCTTCTGGAACTACTTCATCCAGCAGTTCTACCCGGCCCTCACCGTGCAGACGGCCGGGACGGAGATGATCCTCGGCGAGTTCGGCTGGGCCTCCCCGGCGATCTACGTCGTCCTGGCCCTCGTCTTCTGGCACTACCGGAGCCTCCTGCCCGCGACCGGAAGAGACTCTTCCCGGAAAGAGCCAGGAACGCAGACGGTCTGA
- a CDS encoding DUF308 domain-containing protein: MAALDDFLGPLHSGVWEVEVPKFSVTEPLGPAWIQSAINVPTPGTIASYRKGRYHVHETSTEWKVHLDRYDPAVHPLMHLVDDAPLVFMIAATFVALVDTVRRTDAADTRAVLEEQTTAWQMLVLFGLAGMTAGASVVLRPIVAFSAIIHILLPLALLVLGVLIAGKGMGSGPVRIVSGRRLLAGAVVAFIGAISYALPVRVWGVTIFVLIGIWGLGSAVATFKRVSRGRTAVPEGLYTWCAVGGLSLLLALLIVVTPVASVALLTIVLGAITFLAGLTLVVNGLRLRERTRRR, from the coding sequence ATGGCGGCACTGGACGATTTTCTCGGACCCCTGCACAGCGGCGTATGGGAGGTGGAGGTGCCGAAATTTTCGGTCACCGAACCCCTCGGTCCTGCCTGGATACAGTCGGCGATCAACGTCCCGACGCCCGGCACGATAGCCAGTTACCGGAAGGGGCGCTACCATGTGCACGAGACCTCCACGGAGTGGAAGGTCCACCTGGACCGCTACGACCCGGCGGTCCACCCGCTGATGCACCTGGTGGACGACGCCCCCCTCGTCTTCATGATCGCCGCAACCTTCGTGGCGCTCGTCGACACTGTCCGGAGGACGGACGCCGCCGACACGAGAGCGGTCCTTGAGGAGCAGACGACCGCCTGGCAGATGCTCGTCCTCTTCGGCCTTGCCGGCATGACAGCAGGGGCGTCCGTCGTCCTCCGCCCGATCGTCGCTTTCTCGGCGATCATCCACATCCTGCTCCCCCTCGCCCTCCTCGTCCTCGGCGTCCTGATCGCCGGGAAAGGTATGGGATCTGGGCCGGTCAGGATCGTCTCGGGCCGGCGCCTCCTCGCCGGTGCGGTCGTGGCCTTCATCGGCGCCATCTCCTACGCCCTCCCGGTGCGGGTGTGGGGCGTGACCATCTTCGTCCTCATCGGGATATGGGGACTGGGGAGTGCGGTCGCGACCTTCAAGCGCGTCTCCCGCGGGCGCACGGCCGTCCCCGAAGGATTGTACACCTGGTGTGCGGTCGGGGGCCTCTCCCTCCTCCTCGCCCTTCTGATCGTCGTGACGCCGGTGGCCTCGGTCGCCCTCCTGACGATCGTCCTCGGGGCGATCACATTCCTTGCCGGTCTCACGCTGGTGGTGAATGGTCTGCGCCTGCGGGAGAGGACGAGGCGCCGGTGA
- a CDS encoding cation diffusion facilitator family transporter: protein MVGSDDRQTAESTIRKVAGLSLAVNAGLVAVKLVLAGASGSLALGADAVHSSLDVLASLALLAGIWLSSRTSREFPYGLYKVENIVAVVISLLVFLTAGEIAAEALAGETAALPVSGWVLVAVAALVSVPYLLGTYEVRVGDACHSPSLVADGRQHRVDVLATSVVFFALLGRNVGLPLDNLAALVVAAFIAYAGWGILKDSMRTLLDASVDHGTRDVIRAAVLADPMVIGIRELTGRNSGRYIFVEATVAMKQTDLAEAALVSDRIEARIRGLVPNVERVVIHPEPGERAWVRYAVPLDDLEGAVSPHFGEAPYFALLDIGVKERRLQRKEVIANPAVGMEKQKGLRAAEMLLLHKPDVVFSRQSLAGKSPEYIFASGRVRMRTTDAARLADLVGEVEEEVQTL from the coding sequence ATGGTGGGGAGTGACGATCGGCAGACGGCCGAGTCCACGATCCGAAAGGTCGCCGGGCTCTCTCTCGCCGTGAATGCCGGTCTTGTCGCGGTGAAACTCGTCCTCGCGGGGGCCTCCGGGAGTCTTGCTCTCGGGGCCGACGCGGTTCACTCGTCCCTGGACGTGCTCGCGTCTCTCGCCCTCCTTGCCGGCATCTGGCTCTCGTCCCGCACGAGCAGGGAGTTCCCCTACGGCCTCTACAAGGTGGAGAACATCGTCGCCGTCGTCATCTCCCTCCTGGTCTTCCTGACGGCCGGGGAGATCGCGGCCGAGGCCCTCGCCGGCGAGACGGCGGCCCTGCCTGTCAGCGGGTGGGTGCTCGTCGCCGTCGCGGCCCTGGTCTCTGTCCCGTACCTGCTCGGCACCTATGAGGTGCGGGTGGGCGACGCCTGTCACTCCCCGAGTCTCGTGGCGGACGGGAGGCAGCACAGGGTGGACGTGCTCGCGACCTCGGTGGTCTTCTTCGCCCTCCTCGGCCGGAACGTCGGCCTCCCCCTCGACAACCTGGCGGCCCTCGTGGTCGCCGCCTTCATCGCGTATGCGGGGTGGGGCATCCTCAAAGACAGCATGCGCACTCTCCTCGACGCCTCGGTCGACCACGGGACGCGGGACGTCATCAGGGCCGCGGTCCTGGCCGACCCGATGGTGATCGGCATCAGGGAGTTGACAGGCCGGAACTCGGGCAGGTACATCTTCGTCGAGGCGACCGTGGCGATGAAGCAGACCGACCTTGCAGAGGCGGCGCTGGTGAGCGACCGCATCGAGGCCAGGATCCGGGGCCTCGTCCCCAATGTGGAGAGGGTGGTCATCCACCCGGAACCCGGGGAGAGGGCGTGGGTGCGCTATGCCGTCCCCCTCGACGACCTCGAGGGCGCGGTCAGCCCCCACTTCGGGGAAGCGCCCTATTTCGCCCTCCTCGACATCGGCGTGAAGGAGAGGAGGCTGCAGAGGAAGGAGGTCATCGCGAACCCGGCCGTCGGGATGGAGAAGCAAAAGGGTCTCCGTGCGGCGGAGATGCTCCTCCTCCACAAACCCGACGTCGTCTTCTCGCGCCAGTCCCTCGCGGGGAAGTCGCCGGAATATATCTTCGCGTCGGGAAGGGTGCGGATGAGGACGACCGACGCGGCGAGGCTTGCCGATCTCGTCGGGGAGGTCGAGGAGGAGGTGCAGACTCTCTGA
- a CDS encoding ATP-binding protein — protein MIRVFVDRVEERRILDEEWQKSRGRMIILYGRRRIGKTRLITEFVQGKRGILSFSEDVAAQIQIKQFQAECAAFFNDDLLASLTIETWDQIFTYLARKPLTERAYLVIDEFTYLIKNDPSILSALQKAWDTALSGSNWCILLCGSMLGLMSDLALSATSPLYGRRTRDILLEALPFAHAKTFLDQPFPDALRTYLTIGGIPEYQLKAADYGSFSAFVEREFFSRFGYFYREPYFILSQEFRELKTYQSILHAIADGNTAPGAIAQFCGMDARRIYPYLEGMTRLGIVERELPLLVDTRHGVYQIKDTLFDFWYSFVFPNRERIETDAFHPSASDMDRYFGKRFERLVRQEVVPGILPGSRIGRWWWKGEEIDVVAVDEQEHSIVFGECKWGALDRRDARGVLARLEAKAEMVRHDRYPRERYLLVAGSVEGKEDLRDEGYLVYDLADIEVFVREE, from the coding sequence ATGATTAGGGTTTTTGTCGACCGGGTGGAGGAGCGGCGCATACTCGACGAGGAGTGGCAGAAATCGCGAGGGCGGATGATCATCCTGTACGGTCGGCGCCGCATCGGGAAGACCAGGCTCATCACCGAGTTCGTGCAGGGGAAAAGGGGCATCCTCTCCTTCTCCGAAGACGTCGCCGCCCAGATCCAGATCAAACAGTTCCAGGCGGAATGCGCAGCCTTCTTCAACGACGACCTCCTCGCCTCCCTCACGATAGAGACCTGGGACCAGATCTTCACCTACCTCGCCCGAAAACCCCTCACAGAACGGGCCTACCTGGTCATCGACGAGTTCACATATCTGATCAAAAACGACCCCTCCATCCTCTCGGCTCTCCAGAAAGCCTGGGACACCGCTCTTTCCGGATCGAACTGGTGCATCCTCCTCTGCGGTTCCATGCTCGGTCTCATGAGTGACCTCGCCCTCTCGGCCACCTCCCCCCTCTATGGGCGGCGGACAAGGGACATTCTCCTGGAGGCCCTGCCCTTTGCCCATGCAAAGACATTCCTCGACCAGCCCTTCCCCGACGCCCTGCGGACCTACCTCACCATCGGCGGCATCCCCGAATATCAACTCAAGGCAGCTGACTACGGTTCGTTCTCAGCATTTGTCGAAAGGGAATTTTTCTCCCGCTTTGGCTACTTCTACCGTGAGCCCTACTTCATCCTCTCGCAGGAGTTTCGGGAACTCAAGACTTACCAGTCGATCCTCCATGCTATCGCGGACGGCAACACCGCACCGGGAGCCATCGCACAGTTCTGTGGCATGGACGCACGCCGCATCTACCCCTACCTTGAGGGCATGACCCGCCTCGGGATCGTGGAGCGCGAGCTGCCTCTCCTGGTGGACACCAGGCACGGTGTCTACCAGATAAAAGATACACTCTTTGACTTCTGGTACTCCTTCGTCTTCCCGAACAGGGAGAGGATCGAGACCGATGCCTTCCACCCCTCTGCCTCTGACATGGACCGTTACTTCGGGAAGCGTTTTGAGAGGCTTGTGCGCCAGGAGGTCGTACCCGGCATCCTGCCCGGCAGCCGTATCGGCCGGTGGTGGTGGAAGGGCGAGGAGATCGATGTCGTGGCGGTCGACGAACAGGAGCACAGCATCGTCTTCGGGGAATGTAAATGGGGTGCTCTGGACCGGCGTGACGCGAGAGGGGTGCTCGCCCGCCTGGAGGCGAAGGCGGAGATGGTCAGGCACGATCGATACCCGAGGGAGCGCTATCTCCTCGTTGCAGGCAGCGTGGAGGGGAAGGAAGACCTGCGGGACGAGGGCTACCTGGTGTACGACCTGGCCGACATCGAGGTTTTCGTGAGGGAAGAGTGA
- a CDS encoding NYN domain-containing protein, protein MEYIARPIEPQKKLAVLIDADNAQPGIIKGLLDEVAKYGTANVKRIYGNWTTPQLQGWKEALLEYSIHPVQQFNYTNGKNATDSAMIIDAMDILYTEKMDGFCIVSSDSDFTRLASRIRESGLTVYGFGEKKTPKPFVEACDKFIYTEILRPVLEESDKAGIPKIERPTENELVQNKELIRLLTDTIEDSSGEDGWAHLGLVGQNIQKKAPDFDPRNYHFKKLGDLVKAIDLFETQEKDLRSSGSKTIYVRIKS, encoded by the coding sequence GTGGAGTACATCGCACGCCCAATAGAGCCCCAGAAAAAATTGGCTGTTCTCATCGATGCGGATAATGCCCAGCCCGGCATAATCAAAGGTCTTCTGGATGAAGTTGCAAAATACGGCACGGCAAATGTGAAAAGGATCTATGGCAACTGGACCACCCCTCAACTCCAGGGATGGAAGGAAGCTCTTTTAGAATACTCCATTCATCCGGTTCAGCAATTTAATTATACGAATGGAAAAAATGCCACCGACAGCGCCATGATCATCGATGCGATGGACATTCTCTACACCGAAAAGATGGACGGTTTCTGTATTGTTTCGAGCGACAGTGACTTTACCCGGCTTGCGTCAAGGATCCGGGAGTCCGGGCTCACTGTCTATGGTTTCGGTGAAAAAAAGACGCCAAAACCCTTTGTCGAGGCCTGTGACAAATTTATCTATACGGAGATCCTGCGGCCTGTCCTGGAGGAGAGTGATAAAGCCGGCATCCCGAAGATAGAACGACCCACGGAAAACGAACTGGTGCAAAACAAGGAACTGATCCGGCTCTTGACAGACACCATAGAAGACTCTTCCGGGGAAGATGGATGGGCGCACCTCGGACTGGTCGGGCAAAACATCCAGAAAAAAGCCCCTGATTTTGATCCGAGGAATTATCATTTTAAAAAACTCGGGGACCTCGTGAAGGCGATCGACCTGTTTGAAACACAAGAAAAAGATCTCAGGAGTTCTGGTTCTAAAACGATCTATGTCCGGATAAAATCCTGA
- a CDS encoding ORC1-type DNA replication protein, protein MTHAPLMSDQTLFRDPDLFEITHLPEVFNYRDTQLEDLAFALRPALQGTLPLNAVLRGTPGTGKTTAVRLLFAEVEETTQTVVPVLVPCQTEKTEYAVFSRIFTALVGHLPPPSGVSTTRLMAGIAHALAERGAVLVVCLDDATWLLPDGTLDSVLAPLLRMHEAWPGVRTGVVLTLSSPETDLSRALDPATRSVLQASEVLFPPYTAAEVRGILGDRVKAGLYPGVMPPAVLDLVVERTMACGDLRVGLDLVKRAVRAAEGAGRTEVTAGDVLAAYPVSKHLHAALAVRSLTAGERAVLDAALALEGEGGTATSGQVYGRVCDEMSYTAFHERVRKLEALRLVDLAVWPGRGRTRVVVVREGVEEVVAPVSAGSSGVAARCSSGVADDEKRRYETGR, encoded by the coding sequence ATGACACACGCCCCCCTCATGAGCGACCAGACCCTCTTCCGCGACCCCGACCTCTTCGAGATCACCCACCTCCCCGAGGTCTTCAACTACCGCGACACACAACTCGAAGACCTTGCCTTCGCCCTGCGGCCTGCCCTCCAGGGCACCCTGCCCCTGAACGCCGTCCTCCGCGGCACGCCCGGCACCGGCAAGACCACCGCTGTCAGGCTCCTCTTCGCCGAGGTCGAGGAGACGACGCAGACGGTGGTGCCCGTGCTCGTCCCCTGCCAGACAGAGAAGACGGAGTACGCCGTCTTCTCCCGGATCTTCACCGCCCTCGTCGGCCACCTGCCGCCGCCGTCCGGGGTCTCGACGACGCGGCTGATGGCCGGGATCGCCCATGCCCTCGCGGAGAGGGGGGCGGTCCTGGTCGTCTGCCTGGACGACGCCACCTGGCTCCTCCCCGACGGGACGCTCGACAGTGTCCTCGCCCCCCTCCTCAGGATGCACGAGGCCTGGCCGGGTGTGCGGACCGGCGTCGTCCTCACCCTCTCCTCCCCGGAGACCGACCTCTCCCGCGCCCTGGACCCGGCCACCCGCTCGGTGCTCCAGGCCTCGGAGGTCCTTTTCCCCCCGTACACCGCGGCGGAGGTGCGGGGCATCCTGGGGGACCGGGTGAAGGCCGGGCTGTACCCCGGGGTGATGCCGCCCGCCGTCCTCGACCTCGTCGTTGAACGGACGATGGCCTGCGGCGACCTCCGCGTCGGCCTGGACCTGGTGAAGAGAGCGGTGCGTGCCGCCGAGGGGGCGGGGCGGACAGAGGTGACGGCCGGGGACGTGCTCGCAGCGTATCCGGTCTCGAAGCACCTCCATGCGGCCCTGGCGGTGCGGTCCCTCACGGCAGGGGAGAGGGCGGTGCTCGACGCGGCCCTCGCCCTGGAAGGGGAGGGCGGGACAGCGACCTCGGGGCAGGTGTACGGGCGGGTCTGTGATGAGATGAGTTATACCGCGTTCCACGAGAGGGTGCGGAAGCTGGAGGCGCTGCGCCTGGTGGATCTGGCGGTGTGGCCGGGGCGGGGGAGGACGCGGGTGGTCGTGGTGCGGGAGGGGGTGGAGGAAGTGGTCGCCCCTGTTTCGGCAGGTTCATCGGGGGTGGCGGCGAGGTGTTCTTCAGGAGTTGCTGACGATGAAAAACGTCGATATGAAACGGGACGGTGA
- a CDS encoding TATA-box-binding protein has product MKIVNIVCSGDLHQPVPFQRLPELGPETYTYDPKVYHGAYVLLSRGKATVYRSGKYIIYGLKSLDEVGPSYEEFLALLSPIIDPSLVSPPRVQNIVGMDDIGTEVPLTRLVVALQMEHVEYEPEQFPGVIYRGERGTALIFSSGKVVLAGFRDLDSMEAFASGLRETIRAIA; this is encoded by the coding sequence ATGAAAATCGTCAATATCGTCTGTTCGGGCGACCTCCACCAGCCCGTCCCCTTCCAGAGGTTGCCTGAACTCGGGCCTGAGACCTACACGTATGACCCCAAGGTCTATCACGGCGCCTACGTCCTCCTCTCCCGGGGCAAGGCCACGGTCTACCGGAGCGGGAAATATATCATCTACGGCCTGAAGTCCCTCGACGAGGTAGGGCCATCATACGAAGAGTTCCTCGCCCTCCTATCCCCCATCATCGACCCCTCCCTCGTCTCGCCGCCGCGGGTCCAGAACATCGTCGGCATGGACGACATAGGGACGGAGGTCCCCCTGACCCGCCTCGTCGTCGCCCTCCAGATGGAGCACGTGGAGTACGAGCCCGAGCAGTTCCCCGGCGTCATCTATCGCGGGGAGAGGGGGACCGCCCTGATCTTCTCGTCCGGGAAGGTGGTCCTCGCCGGGTTCAGGGACCTCGATTCGATGGAAGCGTTTGCATCCGGGCTGAGGGAGACGATCCGGGCGATCGCATAA
- a CDS encoding DUF365 domain-containing protein encodes MTTITGVTFPIPKPYMTRFFDEGRTVFVKPATVFKELKAGMKFVFYQSHEDTGYVGEARIKQVLLADDLLTFFETFGDAVFLAREEVRAYVENQERWQGVRVRKGEGKKKTWMALELEGVRRYTDIQKPTRFVPVGGKYLRE; translated from the coding sequence ATGACCACGATCACCGGCGTCACCTTCCCCATACCCAAACCCTACATGACGCGCTTCTTTGACGAGGGTAGGACCGTCTTTGTCAAACCGGCCACGGTCTTCAAGGAACTCAAAGCCGGCATGAAGTTCGTCTTCTACCAGTCCCACGAGGACACCGGCTATGTCGGCGAGGCGAGGATCAAACAGGTCCTCCTCGCGGACGACCTCCTCACCTTCTTCGAGACCTTCGGCGACGCTGTCTTCCTCGCCAGAGAAGAGGTGAGGGCGTACGTCGAGAACCAGGAGCGCTGGCAGGGGGTGCGGGTCAGAAAGGGAGAGGGAAAAAAGAAGACCTGGATGGCCCTCGAACTCGAAGGAGTCCGCCGCTATACAGACATCCAGAAACCCACGCGCTTTGTTCCTGTCGGCGGAAAGTATCTGAGAGAATAA